ATGTGAAAGCCTTTGGGCCATATTTGAATATCTGTCCGAGCATGTGGGATTCAGGACAAGATTTGTAACgttcaagaaaataattaagtttaatattaGTAACCTCAGAGCATTTGAATTAATTAATGGAATGAATTACGCTTAGagtaatttataataataataataataataataatgaatttatcttagttaaaatagagagagaTCAAAATAATAAACCGGTAGGAATACGTTTTAAGgtgttaaataattaattgtaggTGGTAAATTGTAGTTAGATTAAATAAGGGatcaaatatataattaaaatgagGTAAAGATATAcggtaatttataaaaaatgatgccttaaaataaaaaggaaatttaATCCAGTCACATGTCTAGCTATAGTTGGCAATGGAAATATCTTATCACTTACCACCTCCCTCcctcttcctttccttttcctttcctttctctgACCCTCTTCTCCTTATGTCGTGATATACAAGTTTACTTAACATTATATGGCAGTGACTTTTACATTGGAGTAGTAATTTAAGATATTATTGATATCGAGTAATGATATAGACGCTTGGTTAGTTTTGTTTGATATGTTTATTAGGTCAATTCAAAGGCTAAAATTATTACAAGTATTTCCAGTGTGTTAATCATTTTAAGAATGTAGAAGTAACACATTGTggataattcaaaaaatttcacacTTCACCCTTGAATTTTAGGGTGGGACATTACAAGTTTTCATATAGAACAATTCTCCACGAGATCCCATCCCTATTGCTTGACATCATGTATGTCGGTGAGATATTGAGCTCAAGTTTGACACATGGAGGGGAGAATCACAATTTTTGCacaaaaaacatgtttgggCACATAATCCCTTCTTAGTAATAGGAAGACTGAGACTCATAATTTACTAAAAAACTAACTCGTAACCCGTGCTATGCGCGAGATTCTttcttataatttagtttcataataataattataaaaaaaaaaaaaaaaaaaaaaaaaaatggaagaagagaagcatagaaaatatagataaaaatgaaaactgaaaaacactaatataatataatagggacaaaattattttataaactggtttatcggaaattttctacaactcacatttaaaaaagacacgtatcctttaaacatgtgagaaatttctcacatgccaaatgacacatgtcaatcttatatgtggattgtaagaaatttcctacaaaccaatttgtaggaaatttctgtccatataatagtgttattttttttatattacacaaagtaataaaaaactactcaacaaacataatacgctaaaaaattatcataccccatacaaaaaacaaccataggaaactttctctcaccatcattttcttgaatttagtgtaaaatttacaaaagataaaataagcaatttgaatgaaaaataatatattaattacataaaaaaataataaataaataaataaataaataaataagaagaagaagaagaagaagaagaagagaggaaacaaaataagagaatcatagaaaatataaacaaaaaatgaaaaataaaaaatactaatagaataaattagagttttcttttccatatacttttcTGGTTCATATaaaaccttgaaaatcaatattgtctatcaattaagcacgttaacaatgtgcattatacaagaaaaaaaaaatcagtgaacaatgtaaattaaaaaatcgtcatatttcgtactcaaaacaacaattaatgtaaactctctctctccatggtttccttgaattcaatgtaaaatttagaaaaggaaatagaaaaaagaaaaaaaaaaaaaaaaggaaaaaaaaaaaaaagagagaataaaagaaaagaaaagtaatttgaacaaaaaaataatataaatagggaaatagggacaaaaaaaaatgtaaagaaagaacaaaatcatagaaaataaagtaaaaaaaaaaaatgtaaaatgataaccactaatgtaaaagaaaataactatttttttatatacttttttcagttccaaagaaatttgtaggaataggaagaaactacggttagatagatattttttaattcgaccatcattcttatatatagcataaaagaaactacttttccaacaaaaaaataataataataatataaattatcaatgcaaaaataaggatagaaaatcaaatcaaaaaaaatagaagcacataaaataaatacaaacatattatttacaattctattgaacaAAACCCCGATAAATTTGaaaggcaaactaaaaaaaaaaaaaggctatagtagtattacaaacaaaaaggttccaacaatAGTAAAAACTTCGCcctctttgctttgagcaccactctcTGGTAATGTAAgcaacattgcagttttgcatagtcacaaaccattacttcttcatatatttatttgagaaagcaagagatattggagtgacttttgacatttccaaaagaagaagaagaaaaaaaaaaacttatatttgactctttgaggtttagtttgtaacggacatttagtgggaggggaagcggtgttggagtaaaagattttacttaaaggaagagagagaggtagaaattagtgagaatttaatgacaacaaaattaaatgtttttattcattttctattcaatggaaaagatttgattaggaatattaaacgcaccgtttatttcacttgaaatatatggagcagttcaattttactttttttttttttttttttcttccagtcttacttaaaggaagagaaagaggtagaaattagtgatgatttaatgacaaaaaaatttgacgtttctattcattttttattcaatataagatagttaattagtcatattaaatgcaccatttattttacttgaaatacacaaACCGGTTtaattttacttaaattaccagtttttttactcaaatggccggttcaatatttaaaaagtgtgaattcatgccacgtgtcctaattctaggccaactctaaaTTGGAacttggcttatatatatatatatatatatatgatttgatttaaattgattatgagattttttttttttttggtcacctcaatcaaaaccaacaaaatagTAACTACTCGATTCAACTAAACTTGTTATTTTGTTCTATCTACATAATATatacaagaacaaagaaaaaaactagaGCAGTTGTATGGCTAtttttaaacccaaaaaatgTTTCTCTTTCATTGATAAACAAATATAGTTTAAAGGCAAATTGATGAGATTCTCCACCGCAAAGCAAAAACAACACAGCTTAATTGGCCCCTCCGAACACCAAAGTTGACCGGTTTAGACCCCACCGGCCACACCCATGCACGTGAGAGTTGAAATAATGGAAGACGTTGAATTCTCCACGTGAAACAAAACAGGCTGGCCTCAATTGATTACAGAATTAACAACCTAGAAAAACAGTGGCTTATTATGGTTAAAGTCACCTTGAGCTAAGTTTGGACGACCGCCGTAATGCCCTGGATTTGGACTGTCTGCGCGTAAGGGAATCTTAGGGAAGGGACCCCATTGGTCATCGGGTTTTTCCCTCTAGAATATGGTCCAACGGAGTCGTTTTGTTCTCTTCAATTTCTTTAAACGCCATTTAGCTGTACGCGAGTCGGAGtccaaaagaaaaggcaaacaTATAGGCTTTGTTTGGTTTGTAAAATAAGTTTTTGAaatagaatgactattctattagaataactattcatttatttGGTAGGGATCTATTtataagaatagctattccatgaGAATAACTTTTCTTGAGAGAATAGACaatattttttcaaagaaaaaaaaaacaatatttttaaactaaactttaaaagaaaaattaaaaattaaaaaaaaaaataaagaatttagaTCAGATCTGTGGGTGGTCGCCACTCACAGATCTAAGGTCCAATATTTATATAAGAAATtgtgtggattttttttaataattttgggtCAAATCCAATtgtgatatatgtgttgtcaccaaactaaaaaattggaataattatttcattccacTATTTCTCATTctcagtaataactattcattttcctaatgtaatatttatttcgcGAACCAAACAAAACCATATAGTTCAGAGGATTCACATGCGTTGtaccaaacatatatatataatttcatgtaCTGATGAGCATAGTTTTGGTTCAGGCTCcaaattatttcttaaaaaaaaatgattattttaaaatctttttgcACAACTTTCACACAATCAAAACACGTTAGTGGAATCCACACATAGTAGGAACCACATGCATAGATCTCACTAATGTGTCTTGAGTGTGTGAAAGTTGTGTAAAAGGGGTTGTACAAGATTCACTCCCCTTTCTTCAAAGGAAAATGTATGGATATATCCTCAAATTACCATTCAAGTGTCAATGTCTtcaaaactaccaattatgttaatgtctcctctcaaattatcaaaaattgcaatgtcccccctaagaccaacaaaaaaaaaaatgaccctaattttttataagacaaaaatgtccttacgaatttttttttttttttaaaaaaaaaaaaaaaaaaaaactaaaaactaaaaactaaaaactgaagataaaaattaaatagaaaaaaaaaaaaactaagaaaacatatttttttaaaaaaaataaagaaaaaaaaaacagaaaattatataaaaaattttaatttttttttttgtataactttttgtcattttatattttttttaaaattttattaactttatgaagggtatttttctCATTAGGgagaatattgacattttttttgtagtttgagggaggacattgacataattTGTAACTTTGAGGGACATTAACAATTGAAATGTAATTTAAAGGGGTTtctatactttttttctttgtcaaaagctttcttttctttttctttttcttttttttttttttccgtttatttcattttttaatggaagAATTGGCAAAGTTTGTGTAAGCCATTGAGGGTTCTAGTGATGGAAAACGTACGGTTGAGATACAGtttaaatttgatataaacTAATTAAGTATTATGTATGTATAAAGGTTAACAAAAGTAATCATAATAAAGAAATGAATTGGACAggacaaggtggtaaaaagggttataaatttcaaaattggaCATTGCAACACACTATAGGGTGTGGCCAGTGGTGGAAATTTCTCCCGCCAAAGCCCTAAGCAAAGAGAGTTGGCATACAGGGCGACCGTAGAGAGAAGTTGAGCGGGCCAATTTTCTTGAGATGGTTGATTTTGAAAGAAGTACAACCTATGCTCTAGGGGTTCAACAGAGCACACAAGCATAAGAGGAAAGGAAAAGTTTAACAATGAGAAAATAAAGTatagcaaagaaaagaaaagaagcccaTATGCCAcccatttttaaagtttatagtAACATGTAGTGTTTCTATGGATGATGTAAGTTTTATTGAATACTTTcatgataaaaagaaatgtaTGTTTTGCAAGTCAGGTTTTATTAATGGAGTTAGTCAAAGTTAATTACAAGAAAATATTTAGCCaaaggtttttaagggttttcaAAAAAGGGTGACAAGAATGAGAAATGAACATTTTCAGAATTATGAATTTTAGCAAGCTGTTTTATGTACCTATGGTATGAAATGCGCACGAGTCGCACACTACGATTAGATTGATTGCTTACTGATTCTTTGACTCATAATttcatcaaataataattaagatgtTCACAGTCAAATATTAATCattcataaattataaataagttGCTTATCACCAATACCTAAACCCTCTGTCATATTtcatcataaaaatattatatgtcGCATTGGTAAGTCAATACCTCTCTAGATCGACAATAGAATTCACTTACAAAATTTCACATGTAAATTTCACGATAGTACCCACTATATTAATATCACATTTTGCATCAATCTTATCAAAATATAGCTCGACTCTTTATTTGcgagattttttcaaaaattaattattttaaaatttcatataataCGACATATGCACACATATATACATCCAACTacactttattttaaaaaactttgCTTTTGAgcgtattattttcataaacactTTTACTTACCTTAAACTCCTGCACTGTTTCCATGGGATTTTACCACGCCTTTAGCCTATGTCACTCGTTTCTAAAAGCGAAATAATTAAATGTTAAcacctaaaataaaaatacatattcaTCATTCtataaaattcttaaaagtCAATTAAAATATAGCAAAACGAGGAACTGGAAATTGAGCGCTTTCACactaaaaaaagataaaatgtaaataaaaaaggagGGTGACCGGCGGAAAGGTGGATCTGCTGCTTGTTTAGAAGATGGGTTCAGACCAACCAAAAAAAAGGGTTGGTCCCACTCTGCAGTGATGGACGGTCCCAGCTGGGCATGGTCCCGCTCATTGAtcttcttttatattctttGCTCCAATTATTCCACCAGAAAACGAAAAACAGAGTAGCCCTAAATTTTGTTTGCATTTACATCTTTTTGATCCGCtcaaagataaaaaaatgttataagtattaatttttttttattacaagatgagtactaaaataatataaaacttatttattaaaaattatcaaaataattaataaaaaaaatattacaataaaaatgaaaaaactccacatcatcttaataaaaaatttactactTACGAGTTCATCTGTAATTTTCTTTTGGCACCAAAATCATAGTGGTTCCCACAAAACTATTAATTATTGTCCATTTGTCCTGCCTgtgaaattttgaaaactttcttAATAACCCCCACTCGCTGTCACATAAGAGGGCTTTTACACAGGGGACAGTCATCCGTCTCCTATAAgccaattataataaaaaataatttttttattaaaaaatggcTGATGgaggacggatgagtgtccccatCAAGCATTTCCAGTCACATAAATCTagcaaagcaaaagaaaagaaaattttaatctATAAAATTTGTACGGAAGTCAAAAACGACGGCCTCCTACCGTCGGCGTTTCGGGCCATGCAATTATGTTAACAACAATTAACAAGTGCAGGCCATCACAGACACGTTGGGCTTGTTTAGCAAGTGACATTACAAAACAGAACAGAGCAGAGTAGTGGGTGgttagtttttgaaattagtaaaaagtgatgatgtgatataaaataaaaagaatttgtataaaaaagtgaaaaagttttgtattgtagtgaatttttttatttgaataataataaaaaattattgatgtgatataaaaaagtgaaaaaagtgagaatgttttaatgttgattgatagtgaaaagtaaaaaaaaaaaaaaaaagtacataaacagTACTGTAATTTATTGTTCCCCGGCAAACAACCCCAACTGATCACCGCTGGATCATGGGGCGATTCATCTGAAAGCCACATCGGAAACTTCCAAACATGTTTGGAAACAGATAAGACCCGCACCGCACGCACAAGAACACGTGGTGATGGTGTGATGAGTCACTCCCTCTGCGACTGTGACCGTGACCGTGACTGTGACGCACGATTTCTTTGCATTCCACGACTCGTGTCATGGAAAATGCTACTACTCTACTGACTTTGGGTGACTTGGGTAATTGGGTCTACTGATGGTGTACATCATCCCATCTGTTTCGTCCTATCtattgccccccccccccccccaatcacGCACGATTTCTTTGCATTCCACGACTCGTGTCATGGAAAATGCTACTACTCTACTGACTTTGGGTGACTTGGGTAATTGGGTCTACTGATGGTGTACATCATCCCATCTGTTTCGTCCTATCtattgcccccccccccccccccccccaatcatTCCtgccttttttccttcttttttaattttttaattttttttatttaaactgaCACTTATTCCACTATAATTAAGGCTAATGTAGCATATTAATgaattttgtcaatttttttaacagtaaggaccattttttttttcttattttaaaaaaaattaatcacttttaaaaacccaaacaattatttatcaaaacatcaAAAACACACTAACTAAAAAttcatttattaataaaaagatgCCTTATGTTTCAAATTGGAGGACAATGACTGTTTTGCCACCTCCATCCCACCAATCTTAAgcgcaaaaaattaaaaataaatttattaaataaaaaaataaaatcacttagGGTTGGTGGAATGCTTGCGGGAACACTAGCATTTTTCTTGTCGTAAGCACTCACACCTTTCTTatattctctttcctttttataaatatagaaaaaaaaattcaaaaaaaaatacaaaatttaaatgcagcagcttttttattattttcctaaACATTAGGTATGCTTTTAGCTTTCCAATTCCTTctttatgtattattttaacacaaaatatttctctatcatgaataaagaaataaaaaaaaagttttaatccgtaaattaaagaaaataaaaagaatctaCTCAAAGGCTGAAGAAAATAGCTATGGGAAATTTCAGAACGTGTgcacctttcttttttttttttttttttttttgaagttacgTGTGCACCTTCTAACAGAACATCAAGGAAcgcttagagcactagtagcagttaccctatattggttcccttccctatatttaagaaaaatttcatgaaaaacatcaaaaaacctctcACAACAGATACCTTATATTTAGATAAGGGGGTTCGAAATAAATAGTGATTCCCTATGTATGCATGTTTATTATTCATTctctatgtattattttaatataaaaaaaaaagtataattaattgatatagagaagagagaaaaagtaggaaagagaaaaaaaataataaaataagattaaaaaaataatatttaattgatataggaaaaagtaAGGAAATCTTctggaatatttttttatagggaagtaaaaaataattttgttccttaaatatagaGAGAATGGTTGAAAATCTACTGCTAGTGCCATTAGTGGCGCAGCAAAAAAAGAACTCGAGGGAAGAAGGGAAATTTCAACGTACCTATTTCAGAAGTTGCCAATCGAACATAGAGATCTTGAGCACCGCCTTCTGTATACACCCTCACGTCCAGAAGCTCACCGGTCCATGTCACACACCCTGATCCTCCGTTGTTAATCTGATAGTTAGCATAAGCAGTACAAGAGCAATTCTTCAAGCACATTTCTTCACATtcattaatgctccgtttgtttcggcgtaaaatgatttctggaaaatgatttcgacatttttcggtgtttggtaggggcgaaaataatagtcaaccgaaaaatgatttttgtttgacaaaaaatgcttagtaaatttcggaaaatgatttacgcttttaaaaagcgtaaatcattttccgaagatgccagacgcagtcgatctattttaaacggcacagtcgaccttcacgtttaagcagccgaccaccatcgaaatattgccggtatcgaaatccaacatccggttaatgtcgccggaatctggcgacggaatccggccaccttcgccggaatccggtcaaccagattccggcgaccaatctgaccggaatccggccatctggccggatctggccttttgtgccggaatccggccactttcgccgaagtccggctatcccagattccgacgaaactgtccggattccggcctttatctcgaattctagttatattagccggaatcaggtgaaaatagtcagaatctagtcggtcagtgaccgaatcttgtcatcgatgatttttatattattttacattaatatttttatgttgtgaataaaaattgatttttataagttaatatgattgaataaaaatatttgcgattttccgtatgctccaaacaccgaaaaatgctttcgacggaaaatggtttcttgaaaaatgacttccctgaaaccattttacgacggaaaccattttacgtcgaaacaaacggagcataagattCATGGTCTTGTCCACATAAGCAGTCGTCGTCTCTGGCAATTTCATATTATTCAACGGCAAGAAATTGTTGCTCTCATAACCCAGCGTCGTATTCCTCACACACCCATCAGACCCATCTCTCAAATTCCATGCCTGTAGATTCTTGGGTCCAAAACCTTTCATACACCGGCATACCGGCGACGCATTTGTGTCGCAGATACCGTATGGACCGCACTCTCTCTGTAGCTGTCACACTGCTCTTTCGAAGCATACCAGTAAAAGTTTCACTCCTGGCTGCTTTCAATCCATGTAAATCGTTGAAGATAACCGTTCATTGCATTCACAACCAACCGGGAAATGAGAGACGCATTTGTtgtcgaatatgaataatatacCTCATGTTGATCCATAACAAAATCAAAGCTGAGATAGTTTAAAGGCGCCATTTCTGGTACCCCGCTGAACCTTATCCCGTTCCAAGGCCTGCTTCGATATTCTACTTCTTGTTTGTTCCACAAGAAATTTCTCACGGAAATCTAGCTTGAATGAGTAGTCTCCCGTTGAAGGGTCCGCCGAGCTCCTCCACGACGTTAAGTGCCGGTCGAAGCCGGTGTCTAATTCCCATCCTAGCTTCATATCTGGTAACAAAGTGTCGGTGGGATAATCAAAGCTCTGCCACAGATATTTCCCCGGGTCGCTCTCGTTCATCTCTTTGACAACAAGATTTCCTGAATCCAAAAGCTGCACAACATGTTGACCTGCCTTCGTTTCATTCGAAGACCATGATATGTTCCCGACTTGATCGACAACAACGACGTTTCCATGGTCGCCGATCTTGAAGGTTCCCGATGAGTTTGAAAGTGGGGTGTTTCTGTTTGCATCCCAAACAACTGTTTTGTTGGACATTTTTTTGGGTAATGATTGGGAGAAGCAATATTTTCGAAATTCATCCGGTAGCACTACTCCAGTTTAATGTACCATATTCCCAGGTACCAGTCTGAGTTGATTGGATTGAAGAACCCCTGTTCAAACACATGGCCGGCGGACACAAGGGTCTAGCCATTCAAGAGCGATTGAGTTGCAGTTAAGGAGTCCAACGAGATGGATATTGTGGGGAAGAAGGTGAGAAAAGTGAGGCACAAAATGGTGAAACAATGGAGCTTAGAGATGTCTCCCATTGTTCACTTGGAGGCTTCTCTCTGTAAGCATGTGGGGGTATTTGTTTTCTTGAATGTTGTTGAAGCCATTTGGTTTTGTCTGATGGATCCGGCTTATACTACCGCATGGATGCTGTGAAAATTTTTGTGGTCCATATTTAACCATGTGTCCTACAACGTGCTCTTCCCTAGGTCTCTCCCCGCAGTCGGCATACAATGTAAAGGCTCTACTCTTGTAGTTAGTTTGCAGCTGTTTCCCAAAAAGTCCCTAAAACGAAAATAATACTAGAAAATATTAAACGAcaatttgtttcttatttttgatttgaaaaatacgTACATCCTGATGTAATAATGTAAacggaaaaaaaattatttttgtgtttttaaaagagAGAAACCAAAGGATATaaggcttgtttggtaagtaattattgtattgtggaatatttgtttgaacagtaataaaaaaaagattaatataatataaaattttagaatgttttatacaaaaaaaaaaaaaaaaaagttttgttttgtagtgaatttttttttatttaaatagtaataaaaaattattgatgttatataaaaagttttaaaaaagtttagaatgtttttaatttgttatttttataagaagtgaaaagaaatagagggagaatgAAAATAGCTTGCCAAACTAGccgataaaataaaaattttaacaaacatgaGCGAAAATCCTCtggttttttattgtttatttggcTGTCAAAGTATTGTAATGATCAAACCCCACCACCCCTGCCATCCATGCAAGTAAGGTTGTAAACAAGTCAAGTTTGATTGAGTAATGCATGTGTAAGTTTTagtcatttaaatttatcatgaACCTAAGCCTAGCTTAAGCTCA
This DNA window, taken from Alnus glutinosa chromosome 5, dhAlnGlut1.1, whole genome shotgun sequence, encodes the following:
- the LOC133868871 gene encoding S-locus-specific glycoprotein S13-like, yielding MSNKTVVWDANRNTPLSNSSGTFKIGDHGNVVVVDQVGNISWSSNETKAGQHVVQLLDSGNLVVKEMNESDPGKYLWQSFDYPTDTLLPDMKLGWELDTGFDRHLTSWRSSADPSTGDYSFKLDFREKFLVEQTRSRISKQALERDKVQRGTRNGAFKLSQL